Proteins from a single region of Gimesia sp.:
- a CDS encoding SGNH/GDSL hydrolase family protein — translation MNTVLRLTSLLSLLIVALSALAQADEPANPTPESQRSAEAEPQDPVRLILPPIIYATPGIETSVYFDNVSLTINPANYVFDVHCNRGHLQQERWTYTPDEKEIGDYKFKLNVLDQNNKIIASQESRLRVVPTTVGKEKPTSLLMIGDSLTHNSVYPRHVFELSEKFQGPELKLIGSHNPSNEANVRHEGYGGWTAVRFATHFKENARQGNYRERGSPFLYADESGKPQLDFPRYCKEFNDGNAPDLVTIFLGPNDVYSATDESIEERTDTMVKHLDILVKMIHDFNPQTKIGFMLPVPPAASQDAFGTTNGRQQTRWQYKRNQHYVAERMLKHYGGKKTEQIYLVPTHLNLDCVHNYPAKRVPWNSHTTEETLRQNNAVHPASNGYLQIGDSVFSWIKEVSR, via the coding sequence ATGAATACTGTACTTCGTCTGACCTCTCTCTTGAGTCTTTTAATCGTGGCGTTGTCGGCACTCGCCCAGGCTGATGAACCTGCCAACCCGACCCCGGAATCTCAGCGCTCCGCGGAAGCAGAACCGCAGGATCCGGTACGGCTGATCCTGCCTCCCATCATTTACGCGACCCCCGGAATTGAGACCAGTGTCTACTTCGACAATGTATCGCTGACGATTAACCCGGCGAACTATGTATTCGACGTGCACTGTAACCGGGGACACCTGCAGCAGGAACGCTGGACTTACACTCCCGACGAAAAAGAGATCGGCGATTATAAGTTCAAACTGAACGTGCTGGATCAGAACAACAAGATCATCGCGTCCCAGGAATCACGCCTGAGGGTCGTCCCCACAACAGTCGGTAAAGAAAAGCCGACCAGTCTCCTGATGATCGGCGACAGTCTCACGCACAATTCGGTTTATCCCCGTCACGTATTTGAACTGAGCGAAAAATTCCAGGGCCCTGAACTGAAACTGATCGGTTCTCACAATCCGAGTAACGAAGCAAATGTGCGACACGAAGGTTACGGCGGCTGGACTGCGGTCCGTTTCGCGACCCACTTCAAGGAAAATGCCCGCCAGGGAAATTACCGCGAACGAGGCAGCCCATTCCTGTATGCCGATGAAAGTGGGAAGCCGCAACTCGATTTTCCCCGTTACTGCAAAGAGTTCAATGACGGCAACGCGCCTGATCTGGTCACAATTTTCCTCGGCCCCAACGATGTCTATTCAGCTACGGATGAGAGCATCGAAGAACGCACGGATACGATGGTCAAGCACCTGGATATTCTGGTCAAGATGATTCACGATTTTAATCCACAGACCAAAATCGGTTTCATGCTCCCCGTCCCGCCGGCCGCCAGCCAGGACGCGTTCGGCACCACCAATGGTCGCCAGCAGACACGCTGGCAGTACAAGCGTAATCAGCACTATGTCGCGGAACGGATGCTGAAACATTATGGCGGCAAAAAAACGGAACAGATCTACCTGGTACCAACACACCTGAACCTTGACTGCGTACACAACTATCCCGCGAAGCGAGTTCCCTGGAACTCACACACCACAGAGGAAACACTGCGCCAGAACAACGCTGTCCACCCAGCCAGCAATGGTTACCTGCAGATCGGGGACAGCGTGTTCAGCTGGATTAAAGAAGTTTCCCGGTAA